Proteins from a genomic interval of Streptomyces sp. Tu6071:
- a CDS encoding FAD-dependent oxidoreductase has translation MSTPTPTPDPTATAPRIAVIGAGPGGLTCARVLQRHGVPVTVYDREAGREARDQGGTLDLHADNGQVALKAAGLLDAFFAKARPEGQEMRTYEARSGALTGRHVPEPDEMFKPEIDRGVLRDLLLDSLAPGTVRWGHALAAVEGPAEGPRTLRFADGTTAVADLVIGADGAWSKVRRALSGALPAYSGVTFLEAWFDDVDNRHPELAALVGQGGAHAADGGRAMFAQRNGGDHIRVYLIRRVPADWLAARGLTTADTEAIRALLLAEYADWSPALRRVLTDNDGPYVDRPIHALPVPHTWTTQPTATLLGDAAHLMPPLGVGVNLAMLDAADLALALATAPTPAEAVTAYESTMRPRSEEIAAQLHGAATGLLEAGEGLDAHQHHG, from the coding sequence ATGTCCACACCCACACCCACACCCGACCCCACCGCCACCGCCCCCCGCATCGCCGTCATCGGCGCGGGCCCCGGCGGTCTCACCTGCGCCCGCGTCCTCCAGCGCCACGGCGTCCCCGTCACGGTGTACGACCGCGAGGCGGGCCGCGAGGCGCGTGACCAGGGCGGCACGCTCGACCTCCACGCCGACAACGGGCAGGTCGCGCTGAAGGCCGCCGGCCTGCTGGACGCGTTCTTCGCGAAGGCCCGCCCGGAGGGCCAGGAGATGCGCACGTACGAGGCGAGGAGCGGCGCGCTCACGGGGCGGCACGTGCCCGAGCCCGACGAGATGTTCAAGCCGGAGATCGACCGGGGCGTCCTGCGCGACCTGCTCCTCGACTCGCTCGCCCCCGGCACGGTCCGCTGGGGCCACGCGCTCGCGGCCGTCGAGGGCCCGGCCGAAGGGCCTCGTACGCTGCGCTTCGCGGACGGCACGACGGCCGTCGCCGACCTCGTGATCGGCGCGGACGGCGCGTGGTCGAAGGTGCGCCGCGCGCTGTCGGGAGCGCTGCCCGCGTACAGCGGGGTGACGTTCCTGGAGGCGTGGTTCGACGACGTCGACAACCGCCACCCGGAACTCGCCGCGCTCGTCGGGCAGGGCGGCGCGCACGCGGCGGACGGCGGGCGCGCGATGTTCGCGCAGCGCAACGGCGGCGACCACATCCGCGTCTACCTGATCCGCCGTGTACCGGCCGACTGGCTCGCGGCGCGCGGCCTCACCACGGCCGACACGGAGGCGATCCGGGCGCTGCTCCTGGCGGAGTACGCCGACTGGAGCCCCGCCCTGCGCCGCGTCCTCACGGACAACGACGGCCCCTACGTGGACCGCCCGATCCACGCGCTCCCGGTCCCCCACACCTGGACCACCCAGCCCACCGCGACCCTGCTGGGCGACGCGGCCCACCTGATGCCGCCCCTGGGAGTGGGCGTCAACCTGGCCATGCTGGACGCGGCCGATCTGGCCCTCGCCCTCGCGACCGCCCCGACCCCGGCGGAGGCGGTCACCGCCTACGAGTCGACGATGCGCCCCCGCTCCGAGGAGATCGCCGCCCAACTCCACGGAGCGGCAACGGGCCTCCTGGAGGCCGGGGAGGGCCTTGATGCCCACCAGCACCACGGCTGA